The following proteins are encoded in a genomic region of Ornithodoros turicata isolate Travis chromosome 6, ASM3712646v1, whole genome shotgun sequence:
- the LOC135397256 gene encoding sulfotransferase ssu-1-like, with protein sequence MTSAATFRDCFRNVDGIVVPVFFEEENVREALNYEARPGDVFIATYPKCGTTWLQYIVWCLYNMDRLDGGVPSVYDMIQTIVPFIDRVGTAPVLSRAPPRCMKTHFSRDDVPYHPDAKYVVAVRNPFDSLVSFYHFCKATHEKHISALDFDEFFDCYIAGDMYWGSYFDHVMSWYKHRHDPNVCFLYYEELLEDPAGHVLKVADFLEPSGLGCRLRADPGLLAKVVDLTSFHNLKKAAYEAKPDVDVAKLGWKSSHFRKGVVGDWRNQFTQEQQVRLRRVFEEKLAGTEMKQVFERYLDRVDD encoded by the exons ATGACATCCGCCGCAACATTCCGCGACTGTTTCAGAAACGTGGACGGTATCGTTGTACCCGTGTTCTTCGAAGAAGAGAACGTCAGGGAGGCCCTGAACTACGAGGCACGTCCGGGAGATGTCTTCATCGCGACCTACCCAAAATGCGGTACGACCTGGCTGCAGTACATCGTCTGGTGCCTCTACAACATGGACAGGTTGGACGGCGGCGTTCCGAGCGTGTACGACATGATCCAGACTATCGTACCGTTTATCGACAGG GTAGGTACAGCTCCAGTACTATCGAGAGCCCCACCCCGCTGCATGAAGACCCATTTTTCGCGGGACGACGTACCCTATCACCCAGACGCCAAATACGTGGTCGCCGTCCGCAATCCTTTCGACAGCCTCGTATCATTCTACCACTTCTGCAAGGCTACGCACGAGAAGCACATCTCCGCTCTGGACTTCGACGAATTCTTCGATTGTTACATAGCTGGAGACATGTACTGGGGCTCTTATTTCGACCACGTCATGTCCTGGTACAAGCACCGGCACGACCCCAACGTCTGCTTCCTGTACTACGAGGAACTCCTGGAAGATCCCGCGGGTCACGTGTTGAAAGTCGCAGACTTCCTGGAACCTTCCGGTCTTGGATGCCGTCTGCGAGCCGATCCCGGACTTCTGGCGAAGGTGGTGGACCTCACGTCGTTCCATAATCTGAAGAAGGCTGCGTACGAGGCTAAGCCCGACGTGGACGTTGCAAAGTTGGGCTGGAAGAGCAGTCATTTTCGCAAAGGAGTCGTCGGCGATTGGAGAAACCAGTTTACTCAGGAACAGCAAGTTCGACTGAGGCGTGTCTTTGAAGAGAAGTTAGCCGGAACTGAGATGAAGCAGGTCTTCGAGAGATATTTGGACAGAGTGGATGATTGA
- the LOC135397257 gene encoding sulfotransferase ssu-1-like: MMSSSNARGFLKVVDGIVVPRFFKDECVTEAINYKAGPGDVFVATYPKSGTTWLQYIVWCLYNLDKIYDGVPNVYDMVYRIMPFIDRVGTAAIQSKPPPRCMKTHFSRDVIPYHAAAKYVVCVRNPFDCVVSYYHFRHDINQELAFDDVFDDFLSGKGYCGSYFDHVLSWYKHRHDRNVCFVYYEALKENPAGHVLKLADFLDPQNAGRRLRSDPGLLQKVVEVTSFQNLKNAAYTAKAEVDVEKMGWKGKHFRKGVVGDWKNELHEKQVLRLRQAFDTRLAGTEMKSVFEKYLN, from the exons ATGATGTCAAGCAGTAATGCGCGTGGGTTCCTAAAGGTCGTGGATGGCATCGTTGTGCCCAGGTTCTTCAAAGACGAATGCGTCACAGAAGCCATCAATTACAAGGCAGGTCCTGGAGATGTCTTCGTGGCGACTTATCCGAAAAGCGGAACGACGTGGCTGCAGTACATCGTGTGGTGCTTGTACAATCTGGACAAGATCTACGACGGCGTTCCAAATGTCTACGATATGGTCTACCGGATCATGCCTTTCATTGATCGG GTTGGCACAGCcgcaatccaatccaagcctCCACCACGTTGCATGAAGACACACTTCTCTCGCGACGTCATTCCGTACCACGCAGCCGCCAAATACGTCGTCTGCGTTCGCAACCCATTCGACTGCGTTGTCTCCTATTACCACTTTCGCCACGACATAAACCAAGAGCTAGCCTTTGACGACGTCTTCGACGACTTCCTTTCAGGCAAAGGATACTGTGGATCGTACTTTGACCACGTCCTGTCCTGGTACAAACACCGTCACGACCGCAACGTCTGCTTCGTGTACTACGAGGCCCTCAAGGAAAACCCCGCAGGTCACGTCCTGAAGCTTGCGGACTTCCTGGACCCACAGAACGCAGGACGTCGTCTGCGGTCCGATCCTGGACTTCTCCAAAAAGTCGTAGAGGTAACGTCGTTTCAGAACCTCAAGAATGCAGCGTACACAGCTAAGGCCGAGGTTGATGTTGAGAAGATGGGATGGAAAGGAAAACACTTTCGCAAGGGCGTTGTCGGAGACTGGAAGAATGAATTGCACGAGAAGCAGGTGCTGAGGTTGAGACAGGCTTTTGACACAAGACTGGCGGGTACAGAGATGAAGTCTGTGTTCGAGAAGTATCTGAACTGA
- the LOC135397461 gene encoding sulfotransferase 1B1-like produces the protein MSTSKHLHCVFDIEDVKGVLVPPKAFKPDVVADALTYEAAAGDVFLATYPKTGATWTQYIIWTLLNTNDDLPSFFDIMNKHIPFLEMVGKDVIEALPQPRLIKHHLPFSLSPYNPEAKYVVIVRNPFDVVVSYYHHYKDMKSLMCETSKDFTFEDFFEVFLDGKVAFGDYFDHVLSWYDHRNDSNVFFFYYEDLKERPRDIVLQLADFLNAEDGDEFRRHPGLLDEVVRRTAFDNMKGRIVIDQDVHGVEADADKTNAPLRNFFRKGVIGDWRNYLNAEQKNRLRKIYERRMAGTEMHMFWQRYL, from the exons ATGTCAACGTCGAAGCACCTCCACTGCGTCTTCGACATCGAAGACGTGAAAGGAGTCCTCGTGCCACCGAAGGCCTTCAAGCCGGACGTCGTGGCGGACGCGCTCACCTACGAGGCTGCTGCAGGAGACGTCTTCCTAGCCACGTATCCGAAGACCGGAGCGACATGGACTCAGTACATCATCTGGACGCTACTTAACACGAACGACGACCTGCCAAGCTTCTTCGACATCATGAACAAACACATTCCGTTCCTGGAGATG GTCGGCAAAGACGTCATCGAAGCCCTCCCACAGCCACGTCTTATCAAACATCACCTAccattttccctctccccctaCAATCCCGAGGCAAAGTACGTCGTCATAGTCCGCAACCCGTTCGACGTCGTGGTTTCCTATTACCACCATTACAAGGACATGAAGTCTCTCATGTGCGAGACTTCCAAGGACTTCACCTTTGAAGACTTCTTCGAAGTCTTCCTGGACGGGAAGGTCGCATTCGGAGATTACTTCGATCACGTCCTGTCCTGGTACGACCACAGAAACGACTCTaatgtcttcttcttctactacgAAGACCTGAAGGAACGCCCTCGAGACATCGTCCTCCAGCTTGCCGACTTCTTGAATGCCGAGGATGGCGATGAGTTCCGAAGACATCCGGGACTCTTAGATGAAGTTGTGAGGAGGACAGCGTTTGATAACATGAAGGGGCGTATCGTCATTGATCAGGATGTCCATGGTGTTGAGGCCGACGCCGATAAGACTAACGCACCTTTGAGGAACTTTTTCCGCAAGGGAGTTATCGGGGATTGGAGGAATTATCTCAATGCGGAACAGAAGAACAGGTTGAGGAAGATATATGAGCGTCGAATGGCTGGTACTGAGATGCACATGTTTTGGCAAAGGTATCTCTGA
- the LOC135397251 gene encoding BTB/POZ domain-containing protein 3-like isoform X2 — MQGCSEVIPSHNTSDIRGAMETDGEKVLQRTSSLLQNKAFTDVTFIVGPPSASKKYVGHRVLLAMTSPVFEAMFYGDMADKSKVIRIADIAPIGFENLLRYAYTDNLKLQTVDDAMLTAYAAKKYILPHLLKDCFAFIEKHVTPQTVCQVFEFAEVMEAFPILHQCLNIVDRQTYHVLTSPNFPNIALHTLETIVRRKYLNLYSEYALYSAVVQWGQEECSRRNLEKDMENVRVVIESVLPLIRFLAMSPEEFCKGPAKTGLLSKEECFSVFMNMAIPGIVPLPKGVSMEGAKRTTPPEFFVARRYQAVSFHAPSRPLRLFGLKFVVPTRDVFLVGMGFPVRQDLGSYSVRQPKFDGQLRCSYRIQEDRKEREDADVSFVLAKDKDVRIKFKKPIFVRKGIEYELELQLSSLMSDDVIVPSLKNRKKEDTVEGVTFQFAAFQRPHMANVLEIMELSDLLFYF; from the exons GCTGCAGTGAAGTGATCCCTAGCCACAACACGAGCGACATCAGAGGAGCCATGGAAACGGACGGCGAGAAAGTTCTGCAGAGGACGTCGTCCCTGCTCCAGAACAAGGCCTTCACCGATGTCACCTTCATCGTGGGGCCTCCGTCGGCATCGAAGAAGTACGTCGGTCATCGCGTCCTCCTGGCCATGACCAGCCCCGTCTTTGAAGCCATGTTCTACGGGGACATGGCAGACAAGTCGAAAGTGATTCGCATAGCGGACATTGCCCCCATAGGCTTCGAGAACTTACTACG GTACGCCTACACAGACAACCTGAAGCTGCAAACCGTCGATGACGCCATGCTGACCGCGTACGCTGCCAAGAAATACATTTTACCCCACCTTCTCAAAGACTGTTTCGCCTTCATAGAGAAGCACGTCACCCCGCAGACCGTCTGCCAGGTGTTCGAGTTCGCCGAAGTCATGGAGGCCTTCCCCATCCTCCACCAATGCCTCAACATCGTCGACCGGCAAACGTACCACGTGCTAACCTCTCCCAATTTTCCGAACATCGCCCTCCACACTTTGGAAACCATCGTCAGACGAAAGTACCTGAACCTGTATTCGGAATATGCGCTCTACTCCGCCGTCGTCCAATGGGGCCAGGAAGAATGCTCCCGGAGGAACCTCGAGAAGGACATGGAAAACGTGCGCGTCGTCATAGAGTCCGTCTTACCGTTGATACGCTTCTTGGCCATGAGTCCCGAGGAGTTTTGCAAGGGACCTGCCAAGACAGGTCTTCTATCTAAAGAAGAATGTTTTTCTGTCTTCATGAACATGGCCATACCGGGGATAGTACCCTTACCGAAAGGTGTCAGCATGGAAGGCGCCAAGCGAACGACGCCCCCGGAGTTCTTCGTGGCCAGGAGGTACCAGGCGGTGTCCTTCCACGCACCGTCGCGTCCACTACGGCTGTTCGGGTTGAAGTTCGTCGTGCCGACGCGAGACGTGTTCCTGGTGGGCATGGGGTTCCCCGTGCGTCAGGACCTGGGCTCTTACAGCGTTCGGCAGCCGAAATTCGACGGGCAGTTGAGATGCAGTTACCGCATTCAGGAAGACCGCAAAGAGAGGGAGGACGCGGACGTCAGTTTCGTCCTGGCGAAGGACAAGGACGTGAGGATTAAGTTCAAGAAACCCATCTTCGTTCGTAAAGGGATCGAGTACGAGTTGGAGCTCCAGCTGTCGTCCCTGATGAGCGATGACGTCATAGTTCCCTCGTTGAAGAACAGGAAGAAGGAGGACACGGTTGAGGGTGTGACGTTCCAGTTTGCGGCGTTTCAGCGACCGCATATGGCGAACGTTTTGGAAATCATGGAACTTTCAGACTTGCTCTTCTATTTCTAA
- the LOC135397251 gene encoding BTB/POZ domain-containing protein 6-B-like isoform X1 yields MVTECLYWKSPSALLGDESFATKIWGVPSAAPCCCSEVIPSHNTSDIRGAMETDGEKVLQRTSSLLQNKAFTDVTFIVGPPSASKKYVGHRVLLAMTSPVFEAMFYGDMADKSKVIRIADIAPIGFENLLRYAYTDNLKLQTVDDAMLTAYAAKKYILPHLLKDCFAFIEKHVTPQTVCQVFEFAEVMEAFPILHQCLNIVDRQTYHVLTSPNFPNIALHTLETIVRRKYLNLYSEYALYSAVVQWGQEECSRRNLEKDMENVRVVIESVLPLIRFLAMSPEEFCKGPAKTGLLSKEECFSVFMNMAIPGIVPLPKGVSMEGAKRTTPPEFFVARRYQAVSFHAPSRPLRLFGLKFVVPTRDVFLVGMGFPVRQDLGSYSVRQPKFDGQLRCSYRIQEDRKEREDADVSFVLAKDKDVRIKFKKPIFVRKGIEYELELQLSSLMSDDVIVPSLKNRKKEDTVEGVTFQFAAFQRPHMANVLEIMELSDLLFYF; encoded by the exons GCTGCAGTGAAGTGATCCCTAGCCACAACACGAGCGACATCAGAGGAGCCATGGAAACGGACGGCGAGAAAGTTCTGCAGAGGACGTCGTCCCTGCTCCAGAACAAGGCCTTCACCGATGTCACCTTCATCGTGGGGCCTCCGTCGGCATCGAAGAAGTACGTCGGTCATCGCGTCCTCCTGGCCATGACCAGCCCCGTCTTTGAAGCCATGTTCTACGGGGACATGGCAGACAAGTCGAAAGTGATTCGCATAGCGGACATTGCCCCCATAGGCTTCGAGAACTTACTACG GTACGCCTACACAGACAACCTGAAGCTGCAAACCGTCGATGACGCCATGCTGACCGCGTACGCTGCCAAGAAATACATTTTACCCCACCTTCTCAAAGACTGTTTCGCCTTCATAGAGAAGCACGTCACCCCGCAGACCGTCTGCCAGGTGTTCGAGTTCGCCGAAGTCATGGAGGCCTTCCCCATCCTCCACCAATGCCTCAACATCGTCGACCGGCAAACGTACCACGTGCTAACCTCTCCCAATTTTCCGAACATCGCCCTCCACACTTTGGAAACCATCGTCAGACGAAAGTACCTGAACCTGTATTCGGAATATGCGCTCTACTCCGCCGTCGTCCAATGGGGCCAGGAAGAATGCTCCCGGAGGAACCTCGAGAAGGACATGGAAAACGTGCGCGTCGTCATAGAGTCCGTCTTACCGTTGATACGCTTCTTGGCCATGAGTCCCGAGGAGTTTTGCAAGGGACCTGCCAAGACAGGTCTTCTATCTAAAGAAGAATGTTTTTCTGTCTTCATGAACATGGCCATACCGGGGATAGTACCCTTACCGAAAGGTGTCAGCATGGAAGGCGCCAAGCGAACGACGCCCCCGGAGTTCTTCGTGGCCAGGAGGTACCAGGCGGTGTCCTTCCACGCACCGTCGCGTCCACTACGGCTGTTCGGGTTGAAGTTCGTCGTGCCGACGCGAGACGTGTTCCTGGTGGGCATGGGGTTCCCCGTGCGTCAGGACCTGGGCTCTTACAGCGTTCGGCAGCCGAAATTCGACGGGCAGTTGAGATGCAGTTACCGCATTCAGGAAGACCGCAAAGAGAGGGAGGACGCGGACGTCAGTTTCGTCCTGGCGAAGGACAAGGACGTGAGGATTAAGTTCAAGAAACCCATCTTCGTTCGTAAAGGGATCGAGTACGAGTTGGAGCTCCAGCTGTCGTCCCTGATGAGCGATGACGTCATAGTTCCCTCGTTGAAGAACAGGAAGAAGGAGGACACGGTTGAGGGTGTGACGTTCCAGTTTGCGGCGTTTCAGCGACCGCATATGGCGAACGTTTTGGAAATCATGGAACTTTCAGACTTGCTCTTCTATTTCTAA